The sequence TGAACTAGTCGATTTGGATTGACTATTTTCTTCATTCCGGAATGGTTGGAATCAGGCAAATTGAATGCACCCTTGGGTAGTGGAGGCATGCAATGACCTCAGGCCGCTGTAAAACgttgttacttaattaagttaagttaagatgccataattaatttttgttttgagTATACATAATATAGTTATTTAATTGCCTATATTTTCAACCGGAATTTTTGGGCAAACGTCAACTGCCAGAAATGCTTTTTGAAGATGGTCTGTACGACTGGACGGGTTCCTACGGCCCTCAAATATAGGCCTCTGGTGAAAGTTCACTCTAGAAAAAGTGGTCCGGCATGGCCAGACCAGCCGGACTGGCTCCTACAGCCTTGGATTGGCTATGCACAGCCATGACATTACGTTCTAGATACTACGGGGCGCAACGGCGAATTTTTTATCGTAGtttgcagtggtctggtagtacgaAGCTACGGCGTAGCCCAAAAATGACTTAAATGACATGTTACAATTGCGATTatgacataaacgaagtgtTGTCTTTTTGCGCACCTTTCCAGCAGTAACatgcaccgtttattgaaagagacctcagttttgaacgtcgtctgctgaacgttgttttctcggcacaaatcgactcTAAATAAATTGGACGACAAGTATAATGATTTACAATTACTTTTGTTTGCGCTTAaacaaattttcatttttcataaaAAATTGAGTCATGTGATACGTACACACACTAGGTAGAATGTTATAGAAACGCGTATAGTATAAACTGGAACTACGTACTATTCAAAACTGCAAATGTACCTGTTTTAGCTAGGTTTCTAAGCCTTGTGCAGGTCCAACTCCCTTCAAGCACGTTTGGCTGTATTCACTAGCGACCGCTCTGATTCGATCCGTTTAGGATCGATCGCGAGACACCGACTACCAAATCCGGTCACGTATTTGCCTCAAAATACAATTTGACATATCCAATTACCATGTCTTTGGACTACGTCCGCGACACATTAATAACAACTCTGATGACAAACATACCAGTTGGAACGCAGACGACAACGCAGCCAAATGACGTGAGCGATTTGAAATAACGTCATATGTTTGTTACGTCAGAGCAGAATGTTATGACGTGATGTTTcattattggcgagcgaagcgagcctgtctcttgtcatgtcaaccATTGTTTTACGCGactaggtaaagacagaacaccatcgcccGCCAAAAACAATGCTAACGTGAGCGACGATGTCAGGTGAATGCAATTTTAACTCCGCAACACATgcgttaaaaattgaattaagGGTCTCCTTTCGAGGGTTCGAcacaattacaatttcttggcgagaaaaGTGAAATAACTTTTGATTCGCTCCCGTACGCGACTagagagcaaaggagactgacacgtgacaaacggaataaaagaaaaagctaaaagaagagaaaagtctgtttttgagtttccgcttgttactttgacagaaattattattattgcgatgcaaccattgttacgtgaCTACGccaccattgttacgcgactatctcagtaaacgagtgagacgatccAAGCGCGATCgaagaatgaaagacaaagccagaagaagagcaactgaaagtctgtttctgaGTTTCCgcatttgtttgacagaaatcaTTGCTACGTATAGacacaaccattgttacgcgaataagaacaccatcgctcgcctaacacaatgctaaccgagcatttactagtttatttggtcacgtgttacgcCGTTGCCTAGCAGGTCGGTCGGTTGGtcgtatgtcacgtgaccggctAGTGTTTCATGCACCAAAATCTTTGGATTCATTGTCTTCGAATATCGTTGAGAGCATACATAGCAAATTTCTGCACTTGTATACAATttagcgttaattaattaatcgcaGGACACCGCTCTCTTTCGTGTGTAGGTTTTTCACTGCATCTCTAGCATTTACTTCTTAGTGTGCTCGTTTGCTCCATGACAAGCTTGGTAACGCCTCGGATTGCTTTCTCGGTACCCTAGCTGTTGGCGATCGCGTAGCCCCCGGACCTGACCTGCATGCCTATAGCTGTTGCATTCTGAGGTTCCACAACCGTCTGCTGCCATTTTACGGCTTGACTCTGACCAGCTTTTGATATTGCCGTTGAAAAGACAAATCCGCGAGTCCGTCTGCATACTTAATTCTTACAACTTGGCATCCTGCATTCTAGCCTCGAACCTTCAGAACAGAGACCTCGAAATCTGGGtaatgtctgcatgcatgcggaaccgacgttatTTAGAacctcgagccgataatgatGTTGGGCGCAACGGACAGCGAAACAGCTTTCTTACATCATTAGTGGATGGAGCCATAAATCTAGAGCCAAGATCAAGTGATCCAGCTAGACGGTTTTAGACCTTGTTTTGTGGCAGCTGTTTGGAGCGTCCAGTTTGTCGTTCCTCGTCTACTCGTAATGCAGTCAGGCTGTTTATTGTGTTTGCTTACCGAGAAAGACGGCAGCAGAAGTTACAGCTTAATTTGTGAATTTCTAGCTGTACGGCAGACGGTCAGATCTGCCAGAGCTGTGCTCGGTGCATTTGAGCTGCATCAGAATTGAGGGCGCAGGCACATGACAGCCTGCAGGACTGCATCTAGGTCGAAAAAAGCTGACAAAGAACATCACCGCAGATGATGCATCACCCCTTCTAGTGCTGTGCACGTGAAGAGTTGCCCTCTAGCTAAGCGCACACTGGCTCCTAGGTCTTTGAACATGTCTACGGCCGCTGAGAAGACAAGTCATTAATGAACACGGAAGCTGGTTTCGCTGTCATTGCACGCTACAGGGCTCTGCTTGACACTATCAGCTCGACATTTTAAATAACGTGGGTTTCGCATGTGTGCAGACCTTACCCCCATTTCGAAGTAATCCATTATGCGCGCATGGGAAAACAACGTACCAGGCCCTGTCTACCCTCTCCGGGCGTGAAATGGCAGTTTGAACAAAACTACTTACCTCAAGCTGATCaaacctatatatatatatatatatatatatatatatagcggCTGATGCGGGAATCCCACCAAGGCCACCTGTCTTTTCTGGCTAACTCTAGGCATTAGTTTAGCCGATTTACCACTAACTTCTttacatgatgatgatgatgatgatgacgatgatgatgatgatgatgatgatgatgatgatgatgatgatgtgtgtgtgtgtgtgtgtgtgtgtgtgtgtgtgtgtgtgtgtgtgtgtgtgtgtgtgtgtgtgtgtgtgtgtgtgtgtgtgtgtgtcttcgCAGAAGTTGGGACGTTACATGCAGACTGCATTTCCTGCCATCGTATAGCTATGGTGCACAATATATACATGCACAAAGTCTATAGTCAGACCTGTTTGTGCAGCTTATGCAAGATCTATATAAAACTATAGGACACGTCTATAGTCatgagtatgtatgttttTTGCAGGGCAACCCGGAAACATATGACCCGTTCAGTGATTCAAGCGTTTTGGCATTTGCCATTACAGATTAGCACTAGCGGAATTGTAAGCACTTTGATTACATCTCCAACAGCTTCTTCAAAACGAGCATCTGCATACTCGTCTTATCGTTTGTCGACGGCTGGCCCTTGCTCTTCTATTAGAGTGTGCACTAATTTGAGCAACGGCAACAGCAGCAACGACGACGGTGATGGCGACagggatgatgatgataacgAGTTTTTGTACGTTTGCCACGGGTTGAACCTTCTGAAGTTTGACTTATCAACTGGTTGCAACATAAGTACGGTACTGATGTCACCACAGCCATCACCGGTTTTCAGTGGGGCCAGTACTCATATACAATCTATGACATGCGCAACCAGTATGGAACAAACTTCTTTATTTGTAGCTGAGAGAAGTGGTGGAAGAGTGTTGATGGTTACTGAAGATAACAAATCTACCACAATGGCAGCTAGCTCATGGGAAGACCTAGACAAAAGTGTCGTTAAGGTGTTGGGTGACGGACTTTCAGGAGTAGCTGTTGACGACTACGGATATATGTACATTTCAAACCTTAATGTCAATTACATTGCCACAATAAGCCCGAGACTTGCAGGAGGAGTGTTGGCTGGTCAAGATAAGTCGGGCATAAGTGACGaaattgcaacaaatgcaCTCTTTGGAAAAATTTCTCGTCTATTTTACGATTCTGATTCCCACTGTCTGTACGTTTCTCAAAGACATAGTATCAGGAAGGTAATATTACCAATGAGACCGTTGGCTCCAGAGCAACAGCGTATACTACAACGTGTGAGGAAAGTCACTGATGAAGGCATTGGAACAGACGTGGTGTTTCATGTAGATGGAGATACTAGAAAGATATACGCCGTTACATCTTTACTGTGCGCAAACTCAGAATACTTTAAAGCTATGTTCAACTCGTCAATGAAAGAATCAACAGTGGCAGAGACGAAGCAACCAATTGTAGTGAAATCTACCAGTTACGAAGCCTTCAGGGCTGTAATTACGTGGGTTATGTATGGAGTCGAAATCGTTTGACCTGAAACAAGTAGCAAAATTGTTAGCGATGCGTTACGTCTTGCTGATTCTTATCTTCTTGCCAAAATGAAGAAAACTTGTGCAGCACTTCTAATGAGAAGTATCGATGATACGAACGTTTTCGAGATTATGGCGCTTGCAGAAGCAACAAATGTCATATTTCTGAAAGCAGAATGTATTACGTTCGTTGTGAAAAACCTGACAGAAATGAGAAAACGTCCGGAGTTTAGACAGCTTTCTCCAGAGATAGTAATGACTATTGTACAACAAGTCAAAGTTGACTGATTACTACTTAGGGTGGTAACTGCACTATCTTATTGCATGCACTTGCATGCCATAAATCGTTTGAATGTTTGCTATGTCCAGTATATGGGTGTTGCTACTATAGTATTTTCAGGTATGCATGCAATAACTGCAGTGGTTTGTATTAGTGTTTAGCTGAAGCTGTGTTTCACTTTCGCTTCTCTAGACAGccatataataataatattattatacgatatatttctgtcgcatCACCAAAGTAATGAAATTACCACTGGGGGCAtactaacacacacatgcacgcgcacacacacacacacacacacacacacacacacacacacacacacacacacacacacacacacacaccacacacaccacaccacacacgcacgcacgcacaactAAATACAGTACACATACGACAAACTTCCTTCATATATATTCTTCGAAGTGTTTTGCAACCAAATGTCAGTCCAACTGATTTCTTGGACAATCACTAGAGCATAAGTTTATTAGTCTAACAAACACGCAAATTGAAAAGCAAAATGCTAGTGACACGTCAGACTTTCTATTGAATATTCAGTCCACATCCCTCCTGCTGTGACAAATTCTTCATTTTGAGTCGAGACTGCAGCATGGGACCACCGTTTCGGTGTCATGTTTGGAAGAGCAAGCCATTTGGTAGATTTCTCGTCATATATAATTCAACAACATTAGAATCAAACGACTGTTGTGTCTCACCTCCCGTCACAACCTCTCGGTTATTAACTGCTGTTAGTGTAGGATCATGAATGGTTTAGAAGGGATTCTTCTCCATTTTTTCACACTAATGtctgcacactcaacaataTTGCTAGAGACATATCTATCAGTTCGTCCTCCCCCTACAAACGCTGTGTTGTCTACAATAACAGAAGAACAGCCACAAcggtttgtttgcatgtcatccatCCTAGACCAATGACTACTCTGTAGATCACATACACGAGCTGTGTTCACTTTTCTCATGACCTAGTCTCACCACCCACCACGtacagtgagttgtcatgaagagcaacagaCATACCTAAAAGGCCGGTCATTACTAAGTGTCCGGAGAGGCTGGCAAAATTGCTGGGGCCACAAGTTTGAAATTTAGTGATTTGCAGGGGTCACTAAGCATTTGGGTCACCTTCTGTTAGTAATAATTTTTCAGGAATGTCCATCTGTATTTATAGAATTGCATGCAAGAAAAGCATCTATACTTGAATTTTCTAAGTGCTTTGTgttgcattgctgaaagcggCAATTCTgatttacttgttttgtcagcgGGTTGATCAGAAAGGACCAACTTTTAGAAATCATACCCAGGACACACTTGAGCCTTGAAACAGACTACTTTTATTGTACATGCCTATATGATTGTATACTGCATCTATATATGCATACGGGGGAGGGGTCAGAAGTTTTAGGAGGCATATTTTGCAGGGGTCACATATCAAACTAAGCAGACCTTGGCAAATTTTGTCAGCCCCCCtgacaattaataataaccGGCCCCTAACAACTGCATTTCGTTTGGTAGAGGTGTGACAAACGTCATTTCCAATCTTTATTCAAACAGAATAGTTCAATCACAAATTGATGTTTTGTcattatcacacacacacacacacacacacacacacacacacacacacacacacacacacacacacacacacacacacacacgcacgcacgcacgcacgcacgcacgtacgcacacaccAAAAACATACACCTTGAGGACACACTACATTCCAGATTTCACCATTTTTTCTGAAAAACGTGTCCCATTTATCACGTTCATCAGTGAGAACATATGGACATTGCCATAACAGCCTCCTACCACTAGAGTCTGCTTTCAATATCGTCCATTCTATTAAACGGACGTCGACTGCCATGAGGAACGCGCACATTCCACTGTGTCCATTTTGGCAAACTGTCATTGATCTAGAATCAACAAACAtgttcaataattattaaacgAAAAAACCAAAACTGTTAAATAAGCAGTTGAGCTACAATAAACGTGCTTATTCAATGATTAACCATACTTTACAACATGATTAGTCACACCTAACTCAAAagtgtttgtttaattaattaaaacacgccaaacaaataaatttcaAATGTTGCTATAACGCGTGTGCAACGTttaactggtgtgtgtgtgtgtgtgtgtgtgtgtgtgtgtgtgtgtgtgtgtgtgtgtgtgtgtctgtgtgtctgtgtgtctgtgtgtctgtgtgtctgtgtgtctgtgtgtctgtgtctgtgtctgtgtgtgtgtctgtgtgtctgtgtgtgtgtgtgtgtgtgtgtgtgtgtgtgtgtgtgtgtgtgtgagtgtgtgtgtgtgtgtgtgtgtgtgtgtgtgtgtgtgtgtgtgtgtgtgtctgtgcgtgtgtctgtgtgtgtgtgtgtgtgtgtgtgtgtgtgtgtgtgtgtgtgtgtgtctgtgtctgtgtctgtgtgtgtctgtgtctgtgtctgtgtgtgtgtgtgtgtctgtgtgtgtgtgtctgtgtgtgtgtgtgtctgtctgtctgtctgtctgtctgtctgtctgtgcctgtgtctgtgtctgtgtctgtgtctgtgtctgtgtgtgtgtgtgtgtgtgtgtgtgtgtgtgtgtgtgtgtgtgtgtgtgtgtgtgtgtgtgtgtgtgtctgtctgtctgtgtctgtgtgtctgtctgtgtgtctgtctgtgtatgtgtgtgtgtatgtgtgtgtgtgtgtgtgtgtgtgtgtgtgtgtgtgtgtgtgtgtgtgtgtgtgtgtgtctgtttgtctctgtgtgtgtgtgtgtgtgtgtgtgtgtgtgtgtgtgtgcgtgtgcgcgcgtgtgtgtgcgtgcgtgtgtgtgtgtgtgtgtgtgtgtgtgtgtgtgtgtgtgtgtgcgtgcgtgtctgccAGAAACTCTGGCAGTGTGCAAGAAAGTCTGGCATTTCAATCGCAAGCCTTAATGGTATGGCGTCTATCTGAtctggagagagagagagagagagagagagagagagagagtgtgttcAACGTTTGCACCTCTGAAATGAACCACTGAAATGAACCAAACGTCTTAATGACGTCACTATATATGTAATGTAACAATTACGTATACGTCGTAGACTAGaaacaaattacaataaattttaaatttacgAGACGAATCTCACAGAAGACTAGACTTCTGCATGCATACGCATTCGGAATCGACATCGATCAAACTGTTTCAGTGGCGGACCTATTTTAAGAGTTGTGGGGGTTGTGGGGGTGCAACCTTCCCCTTTTGTTAGCCTTGGAGttaaagcacaaggtcttTAAGCCGCATTGTGCTCATTTCCAGTATTTAATTGAAAATAACTAATCAGATTCTTGACGAAGTAagacatctggcagcgaaactcCAGACTCATGACtaggatatctttgttgcgtaCGGAATatggttcactcagtacgtaactgaaagaatgaaggcaacaagGCAGAAATTAGACAACCTCTTTGACATGCGACTCGCAGACAGGATTGGATCCGTTGAATAATCTGTTCCAAGAAAAACGAACTTGCAGCGAAACCGGAGTAATACATCTACTAGTAAACGGAGTCCGATAgagcactacaaacgatccgttgcgatacccctcctagacttcctgcttcttcagatgcgcgaaagatctaatggtgagcaagataatgtccgagcattgttgtgtctagtgcCTACCCTTTTGGTTCGTTCTGACGTTGACCAAATGGAAAGCCGATCTTCCATTCCCGAAGTCTCTACGAGGTGAAGTGAGAAGGTggcagtcagtatggcaaagcatataccaggaaatgcaaaaagcaaggaaaagagagcaagagtgcaagaaggccatacccaacaattaggccgtgtttccactagctgcaccttaaactagtttagcttaaatgggtttaagaactaaaccagttagAGAAAGCGCTGTTttcactaggaacttgcacatccgggatgtgcaaaacaaaccgtctaggaacgccttattttgaagtattgggctgctttgtcgccgagtcagagcaactgttggttttcactgattcagcatctgcgagtaggaatttgcatgacgatgaccaaagacaccgtcttgtctctctccgtagctactgattt is a genomic window of Corticium candelabrum chromosome 11, ooCorCand1.1, whole genome shotgun sequence containing:
- the LOC134186787 gene encoding uncharacterized protein LOC134186787 — its product is MACRVVTVAGTIEEGYSDGPGHEARFQNPLEMTLTADGSLLVADYGNHCIRQIDQYGIVSGYAGCPGKTGRTDGPKSSALFNGPMGLCITRDGSEIVGDSGNNVIRKISTSGIVSTLITSPTASSKRASAYSSYRLSTAGPCSSIRVCTNLSNGNSSNDDGDGDRDDDDNEFLYVCHGLNLLKFDLSTGCNISTVLMSPQPSPVFSGASTHIQSMTCATSMEQTSLFVAERSGGRVLMVTEDNKSTTMAASSWEDLDKSVVKVLGDGLSGVAVDDYGYMYISNLNVNYIATISPRLAGGVLAGQDKSGISDEIATNALFGKISRLFYDSDSHCLYVSQRHSIRKVILPMRPLAPEQQRILQRVRKVTDEGIGTDVVFHVDGDTRKIYAVTSLLCANSEYFKAMFNSSMKESTVAETKQPIVVKSTSYEAFRAVITWVMYGVEIV